A stretch of DNA from Dehalobacterium formicoaceticum:
AATGAATTAAAAAAGGGTACCGGAGAAGAATTGCCGCAAATGCTGGTCTTGATCGATGAATTAGCGGATCTGATGATGGTGGCCCCCAATGATGTGGAAGATGCCATTTGCAGATTGGCACAAATGGCGCGGGCAGCCGGCATTCATCTTGTGATCGCAACCCAAAGACCTTCCGTTGATGTCATCACCGGTTTGATTAAGGCCAATATTCCATCCCGTATTGCCTTTGCTGTTTCTTCTCAAATTGATTCCCGAACCATTCTGGATATGGCAGGTGCCGAAAAGTTGCTAGGCCGGGGAGATATGCTTTTTTATCCGGTGGGGGCCGCAAAACCCATCCGAGTGCAGGGTGTTTATGTATCTGAAGAAGAAATCAGCTCCATCGTGTCCCATTGCGCCCATCAAGCAAAACCGGAATATTTGGACGGGATTTTTCAACATGAGCTGACAAAAGAGGAAGAACGTGGGGAGACAGATGAACTTTTTGAAGATGCAGCAAAATTAATCCTTACCACCGGCCAGGCTTCCGTATCCCTGATTCAACGCCGTCTGCGTGTTGGTTATTCCAGAGCAGCCAGATTAATGGATATGCTGGAGAATAAAGGCATTGTGGGCGGTTATGAAGGATCAAAACCAAGAAATATTCTTATCACCTTGGAACAATTTGAACGATTGCAGGAAAATGAGTTCTAAAGGATTCCCGGGCCCTATCTTGTAACAAAAATTGATCTTTGATATACTGTTTCTGTCGGAATCATCCCGTTTAAAACCTAGAAATGAGGTGATCTTCATGGATGACATTGGAGAAAAACTACGTGTGACGCGGGAAGCTAAGCACATATCCCTCCGTGAAGCTGAAGATAATACAAAAATCAGAATGAAGTATTTGATCGCCCTGGAAGCAAATGATTTTGATGCCCTCCCAGGCAGGGCTTATCTCATTGGCTTCCTCAGAACATACGCCCGTTTTTTAGGATTGAATGATGAAGAATTAGTGCACATTTTAAAAACTAATTTACCAACAGAAGTTCATCGTGAAGAAGGAAAAGGAAGAGTAGGGCAGAAGAAGATTAAGATTCGTGTGAAGAAACCCAGATTATTATTTCTAATCGGTGTCCTGCTGGGAATTTTTCTTTTAGGCGGGATCGTTTCGGCCTTTTTGGGGGATCAGAATTCAGACCTTCCCAAGGACGGAATTTCAGGAAGTGAGTCATCCGATGGTCAGGAACCTCAGAAGATACCGAACGGTCAAAACTCGTTGGATAAAAACCCTGAAACCTCTGCCCTTGTGGGGACAACTGAAAATAATACCGGAATAAATCCCGAAACAGAGATTAACGGAGTTTCCGTCACTGTGATCGTTAGAGAAGACAGCTGCTGGATTGGGGTGACCATTGACGGTAAAAAGGATTACCAAGGTACTTTAACAGCAGGTGATAACCGCACTTTTGCCGGGCAGGAAAAGATTGTTATTAAATACGGAAATGCCGGCGTGGTTGAGACCATTACCAATGGGGATCGAATCTATCCGGTGGGAGCTAAAAACCAGGTTCTGACCAAAGAATATCCGGAAAGAAATTGATACATAACTATATGGGAAAAGGGGTTTAAGATTGGATTTTTATGTTGCTTTAACCAGCTTGGGTTGTTCTAAAAACCTTGTGGATAGTGAAATCATGTTGGGAATTTTGCGTAATGATAGATTTATTATTACCAAAGAATTTTCCCAAGCGCAAATTATTGTAGTGAATACCTGTGGTTTTATTCTTCCTGCCAAAAAAGAATCCATTGAAACGATTCTGGAAATGGCATCCTATAAAAAGAAGGGACGATGTCAGCTGCTCATCGTTACCGGTTGTTTAGCCGAAAAATACCGAGAAGAACTGCTGAAAGAAATTCCTGAAATTGATGGGATTTTAGGCACTTCTGAATTTTCTCAAATCGGGGATTTAATCCAAGAGAAACTAGCGGGGATGATCCCGAAACACTCCGGTAAAATCCAGGCTCTGAACCCGGATCGTTACTTGACAACACCTCAGCACATGGCCTATGTAAAAATCGCTGAGGGCTGTGATAATCATTGCACCTATTGTTTGATTCCTCAATTACGCGGCGCTTATCGAAGCAGGCCGATAGAAGAAATCCTCTCTGAAGTGCGTCTTCTCATTGCTAAAGGGGTCAAAGAAATTAACCTTATTGCCCAAGATTCAACTTATTATGGGTTAGATCTATATGGAAAAGAAAAACTTCCTGAACTATTGGATACCATCGCTCAAGAGAAAATTCAGTGGATCAGGGTTCTTTACTGTTATCCGGAACGAATTACTGATGAACTGCTTCAGGTCATGGCCAAACATGATAATATTTGTCATTATCTGGACATCCCTCTTCAACATGCCGACCAGAATATTCTTAGAAGAATGGGCCGCAAAGGGTCAAGAGATTCCTTGGAAAAGCTTATTACTCATATTCGGACGATGATGCCGGATGTGGCTCTCAGGACAACTTTCATGGTTGGTTTCCCCGGAGAAACAGAGGAACAATTTCAAGTTTTATTGGATTTTATTGAAAAATGCAGGTTTGATTGGTTGGGAGCATTTACTTATTCCCAGGAGGAGGATACCCCTGCCTCTTTATTTAAGGATCAGGTTCCTGAGGAAGTAAAAGAAGAACGATACCATCGTTTAATGTCCTTGCAAAGCAAGATTTCCCAGCAAAATCAAAGTAAATGGGTTGGAAAAACAATTTCTGTCATCATTGAAGGAAAATTGTCGGATAACCCCGAATATTACAAAGGAAGGTCCCGTTATCAGGCGCCTGACGTTGACGGAGTTGTTTTAATAAAAGGAGATACGCTGCCTGAGGGTGAAATCAAACAAGTTCTAGTGACCGGTTCTGACATTTATGATTTAATAGGAGAGATAATCGAATCATGAATCTGGCAAACAAACTTACTTTAGCGCGCATATTTTTAATCCCTGTTTTTATGATTATTCTGCTTACCAGGATTCCAAAATACGGAGATATTTTGGCAGCAGTCATTTTTATCATTGCTGCCAGTACCGACGGTTTGGACGGGTATATTGCCCGCTCCCGTAAACAGGTAACGAATTTAGGGAAACTGATGGATCCTTTAGCGGATAAACTATTGATTTCCGCCGCTCTTATTTCTCTGGTGGAGTTGGACATGATTAAGGCTTGGGTGGCCATTGTTATTATCGGACGGGAATTTGCCGTCACCGGGTTAAGAGCAATTGCTGCCAGTGAAGGTGTGATCATTGCTGCGTCTAAATTGGGAAAATTTAAAACAGTTTCTCAAATTGTGGCAATTTCAGTGATTCTTTTACATGATTTATACTGGCCTGTTTTTCCCAATCCCATCGGTTCATATTTATTGTATATTGCTGTTGGTTTTACCATTGCCTCCGGCGTGGATTATTTCTTGAAAGCTAGAAAATTACTGAAAGAAAACTAAGCCAATTTCTCGTTATTTCCAAACATTTCATAAGGTTTCTATAGTGATCACATGTTATACTTTTCTTATCAGATAAGGAGAGTGATATCTGTGAAACATCATATCAAGAGTCTGGGATTGACTTTCGTCATTGCCAGCCTTTTTTTCGCCCTTTTGATGGGCGGCCGATTTCTTTATCAAAACCAATATATGGCAGATCGTTTTCAGGCAAAATTGGGAGATATTCCGGGCGTAACAGAGGTCCGAATTGAGGATCGAAAGATTATCCTTACTATGAACAAAGTTAGCAATATCAAAGCATCTTTCCAGGAAGCTGCTAATATTGTCGGGAAACGTGATTATGAAATTATCATAAAAGACCGTCCTTCAAAAGAACTGGAATCTCTTGTCTTAGAATGTGAAATACCTCTTCAGGAAGGTCTGATGCGGGGCAACTTTACAGAAATGACCCGGGTAATTCAGGAAATTTGCCGGAATCGGGGCATAGATGCCAGAATCTTTCTTGATCAAGAGAGAATCTATTTGTCTATCTCTTCAGAAAACCATTATCTTTATCGGATCATCGAGCGGCCGGATTTCAGCCCTTCTATGTATAGCTAAAGAATGCCGCTGGACTCATGAATATTATCAAAAGTACAAAAGAAGGGGGGCTGAATGATGAAAAAAGAAATTGTGATCGGGATGCTTCTTGCTCTGGCAGCTTTTTTAGGTTTTTCCGGTTATGATGTGGTTCCGGTTCTGATCTTGGCTGTTATGGGCGTGGTGCTATATATTTTACTTGAGAAGAAAGGATTATTAAAGAATTCTTTTATGGGAACAGCTGTCCATCATCCCGGGATACGGTTTGATGATATTGGCGGACAAGCACCGGCTAAACTTGAGATTCAGGAAGCTTTAGACTTTATGAAACATTACGATAAATATCAAGTCATGGGCATTCGACCCTTAAAAGGAATTTTGCTCACCGGTCCTCCGGGAACAGGCAAGACCCTTTTAGCAAAGGCCGCGGCCACCTACACGGATTCGGTATTCATAGCGGCATCCGGATCAGAATTCATTGAGATGTATGCCGGCGTGGGCGCGCAGCGGATACGCAGCATTTTTCAATCAGCAAGAAATCAAGCTCAAAAGCTGAAAAAGAGAAGTGCCGTTATTTTCATCGATGAGATTGAGGTTTTGGGGGGGAAAAGGGGCAGTCATTCCAGTCACTTAGAATATGACCAGACATTAAACCAGCTGCTAGTGGAAATGGATGGTATCAATACCGATCCCGAATTGCAAATTCTGCTCATGGGTGCGACAAACCGGGCGGACTTGATTGATGATGCCTTACTGAGACCGGGGCGTTTTGACCGTATTGTTAATGTGGATTTGCCCGATGTTGAGGGCAGATTACAAATCTTAAAGATCCATACCAACAACAAGCCTTTATGTCAGGATGTTGATCTGTCGGTAATTGCCAAAGAAACTTTTGGCTTTTCGGGGGCTCAACTAGAAAGCCTCTGCAACGAGGGCGCGATCTATGCCCTGCGAGAGGAAGAAAAATTCATCTGCCAGAAACATCTCAAGGAAGCCATTGATAAAGTGATGATGGGTGAAAGGGCGGAAAAAACACCTACGAAAGAAGAAAAAAAACGCATCGCTTACCATGAATCAGGGCATGCATTGGTGAGTGAAACCTTACGTCAAAATTCTGTGGCCTATGTTACCATTACCTCCCGTGGAAAAGCTCTGGGTTATATGCGGCAGGCACCTGCCTCCGATATTTATTTGTACACCAAGGAATACTTAGAGCATCAAATTAAAATTGCCTTAGCAGGTGCTGTTGCAGAAGAAATATTTTTGGGAAGCAAAAGCTCCGGATCTTTAAACGATTTTAAGCAGGCGATTACCCTTGCAAAGCAAATCATTGAGTGTGGCTTTTCCCGTCTGGGTATTGTGGATCATGAATTGATTTCAAAGGACTTAATCCACGAAGAAATCGGTTTTATTCTCGATGCTCAAGAGAAAATGACTCGGGCCATGATCCGTAAAGGGGAGTATATTTTACACCGAATGGTGGATATCCTCGATGACCAGGAACACATTGCCGGAGAAGCACTGAGAGAAATGCTTCAAAATCCATCACTTAATGTTTCAAACATTTAGTCTTGGGTGTTTTATCAAAGCTCGGATCGGTCACGGTCTGAGTTTTGATTTTTAATTAGAAAATGTTTAATCAAATAAAAGGATTTTATCTTGTTCAGAACGAAATCTGAATAGTGCATTGATTGAGGTGGTGATTAGGATGATGAATAATCAATTATTGCAATTATTGATTGAAAGATTAAAAGCAAAAGGAAAAACAATTGCCGTGGCTGAATCGTGCACCGGCGGATTGTTTAGCGGTGCGTTAACTGAAATTCCAGGAAGTTCAGATTGTTTCGGTTTAGGTGTAATTACATACAGTAATTTGGCTAAACATGAACAACTTGGCATTCCCTGGGAAATCTTAAATCAATTTGGTGCGGTAAGTTATCAGACCGCTTTTTTTATGGCTCAATCAGTAAAAAGGTTGGCTCAATCTGATTTAGGAATTTCCTTTACCGGTATTGCCGGTCCTTCAGGTGGAACTGAAACCAAACCCGTGGGTCTGGTTTATATGGCTTTGGCTCTGGAAGATTCTTGTGTTGTGCGGAAATTTTATTTTACCGGCCCGCGGCACGAGATCAGGATGGCAACGGTGCAAGAGGGGATCAATTTAGTACTTCATTATTTTAAATAGTCGGGGCTGTGAAATTTATTTAAAAACAGGAAATAATTTTCAAATTGACAGTTGACAAACTCCAGATAAACCTAGTACAATAAATACGAACATTTGTTTGAAGAGGGGGAAATAAAGATGTCCGATAAATTACGTGCTTTAGATCAGGCACTAAGTCAAATTGAAAGGCAATTTGGTAAAGGATCCATTATGCGTTTAGGAGGGGAAGCTGCAAAAGCGGGAATCGATGTAATTCCTACGGGGTCCCTGGCCCTTGATCTGGCCTTAGGAATAGGTGGAGTCCCCAGAGGCAGAATTGTGGAAATTTACGGACCTGAATCCTCAGGAAAGACAACGGTGGCTCTGCATATCATAGCCGAGGCTCAAAAAATGGGAGGGACAGCTGCCTTTATCGATGCGGAACACGCCCTTGATCCCCTTTATACCCAAAATCTCGGCGTAGATTTAGAAAATTTGCTGGTATCTCAACCGGATACCGGAGAGCAGGCTTTGGAAATCACAGAAGCCTTGGTCCGCAGCGGCGCCGTCGATATCGTAGTCATCGATTCTGTAGCTGCTTTGGTGCCAAGAGCTGAGATCGAAGGCGAAATGGGTGATGCCCATGTCGGTTTACAAGCCAGATTAATGTCCCAGGCATTGAGAAAGCTTACAGCTGTTATTGGCAAGACCCGTACGACAACGATTTTTATCAACCAAATCAGAGAAAAAGTAGGAGTCATGTACGGTAACCCGGAAACAACACCGGGGGGGCGGGCGTTAAAATTCTATTCATCTGTTCGCATGGAGGTCAGAAGAACGGAAACGTTAAAACAGGGATCAGATATGATCGGCAACCGAACCAAGGTAAAAATTGTTAAGAATAAAGTAGCGCCTCCCTTTAAACAAGCTGAATTTGATATTATGTACGGCTTAGGAATTTCCAAAGAAGGAAATCTTTTAGACATCGGTGCGGAGTTGAATATTATTAATAAAAGTGGTTCCTGGTATTCTTACGGGGATGAAAGAATCGGCCAGGGAAGAGAAAACGCCAAAGAATATCTTAAAACTCATCCGGAAATGGCTCAAGAGGTTGAGCGGAGAATTCGGGAAAATGCCCAAGGAATCCCATTAATCAGCGTTGGCGCTTCCGGCAGTGAAATGAATGATGATGAAGAAGATCAATAATAATAAAACAAAGAACTCCTGCAGCCTGATGGCACGGGCTTTAAAATTATTAACAATTCGCCCCAGGTCAATTGAAGAACTAAGAACCCTGCTTTTAGAAAGAGAATATCCTCTGGAAGAGATAAATCAAGCAATTTCCCAACTGATTCAACTAAAATATTTAGATGATATCAGTTTTATCGAAAGCTGGTGTTACTATCGTCAACATATTACACCGAAAGGCCGTTGGCTGGTAAGAAAGGAATTGGCTGCCAAAGGTGTCTCCCCTTTTGATTTGGAAGAACATTTTGATGCCTTTTATTCTGAAGAGGATGAAAAGAAATGTTTGCTGCACTTGATTGAGAAGAAATCCATTAAAGGAATATTGGAACAAAGTAAAAATATTGAGAAGGAACACCAAAAGGTGGTTGCGCAGCTGGTAAGAAAGGGGTTTAAACTGCATCATATTTTGGAGATGCTTGACAGGTTTCAGGCTATTAATCTTGACATTTATCCAGAAAAATAATAAAATGTCTCTATTAGAACAAGGATTAGAATATAAGACCTGGAACGGGTTTAATATATCTTAAAACTGAGGCATAAAACATGAGGAAGAGCAAATCATGATACATATTTGTTAATATGTTTGCTTTATGGTGCGCTGATGTAAACAGAATTTTCCTTTGCTGGTTTGAGATCCATAGCACTCGTTTATCTCGTTTGTATTCTAAAACCGAGTTTATACTCGGTTTTTTTATCGTCAGGATTCATTTATTTTAATGATATCTAAGCACCAAGAGAAATAATACACTGGGGCGTAAGAAATCTATTGAACCTGGAAATTTCCTTGTCAATATTACGATTATGAAATAAAAAAATACGCTGGGAGGTGAAAGGACAATTTGTGGCTATACTATGTAATTTATATTTTGGCAGGCATTGCCGTTGGCTTTTTGATAGGATACTTAGTGCGGAAAAAGCTTGCTGAGGCGAAAATTAATTCCGCTGAAGAAGCAGCCAAAAAGATCCTTGAAGACGGCTATAAAGACGCTGAGGCGAAAAAAAGGGAAGTTCTCTTAGAAGCAAAAGAAGAAATTCACCGTATGAGATCTGATGCTGAGAGAGAAAATAAAGATCGGCGCAATGAGTTAACACGTTTGGAAAGAAGATTGGTTCAAAAAGAAGAAAATTTGGATCGCAAAACTGATGCCATCGAACGAAAAGAAGATTCTCTGGTTAAAAAAGAGCAAGAAGCAGAGGACAAATTAAATGCTATTTCTGAATTACACGAAAAAAAGGTGGAAGAATTTGAGCGATTATCAGGTATGACATCAGAACAAGCCAAAGAACTTCTTTTATCCAATATTGAGGAAGAAATTAAGTATGAATCTGCTATTTTGATTAAAGATCTTGAAAAGCAAGCGAAAGAAGACGGAGAAAAAAAAGCGCGCGAAATCATTACGTTGGCGATTCAAAGAGTCGCGGCAGATCATGTGGCAGAAACAACGGTATCAGTTGTTGCTCTGCCTAACGATGAAATGAAAGGTCGGATCATCGGACGGGAAGGGCGAAACATTCGTACACTAGAAACATTAACCGGGATTGACCTGATCATTGATGATACGCCTGAAGCTGTGATTCTTTCCGGGTTTGATCCAGTCAGAAGAGAGGTTGCCCGAGTTGCTTTAGAAAAACTGATTCTGGATGGCCGCATTCATCCTGCTCGCATTGAAGAAATGGTGGAAAAAGCCCAAAAGGAAGTGGATCAGCGAATCCGGGAAGAAGGGGAGCAAGCAACCTTTGAAACAGGGGTTCATGGCTTGCATCCGGAACTCATTCGCTTAATAGGCAGACTCAAATATCGCACCAGTTACGGACAGAATATTTTGAAGCATTCCATTGAAGTATCCCATCTGGCAGGAATTATGGCTGCTGAGTTAGGCGCCGATGAACAAATGGCAAAAAGGGCAGGCTTGCTTCATGATTTGGGGAAAGCTGTCGATCATGAAGTGGAAGGACCCCATGTCACCATTGGTGCAGATTTGGCGAAAAAGTACCGGGAATCACCGGAAATCGTTCATGCCATTGCCGCTCACCATGGAGATATCGAAACAAAAACCATTGAAGCAGCTTTAGTTCAGGCAGCAGATGCGATTTCAGCAGCAAGACCAGGCGCCCGAAGAGAAACCCTGGAATCTTATATCAAAAGATTAGAAAAATTAGAAGAAATTGCGGATTCATATGAAGGAGTAGAAAAAGCTTTTGCCATTCAGGCAGGACGTGAAATCCGTATTATGGTTAAACCTGATAAGGTAGATGACATTTCCTCACCTCGCTTAGCCCGAGATATTGTCAAGAGAATCGAATCAGAATTAGAGTATCCGGGACAAATTAAAGTTGTTGTAATTCGGGAAACGAGATCAGTGGATTATGCAAAATAAGGTTTAAATTGTAGCAGACTTAATTGTTAAATATATATGAAATTTTCTGTGGGGGAACTTTCAGGTTCCCTTATTTTTTACTTTCAGGAAGTAAAAAATTTAAAGTTGAAAGTATAAGTGCAACTAAGGTTTCCGTAAAGCCTTCGGCTTGGCGGAAACCAAGTTTTATTTATTACTTCCAGTGCGGAATCCAACAATTCCGGCCACCTGTGACTAAATATTAACATGATATAACATTATTTTTCTTACCGCCCTAAAGCAGGAGTTTATCAATATGTTGGAGAATCAGAATATGACCTACGAAAAAGGTGGTGCTACTTGTGTCCGTATCATATAAGCATGGGGAAGGTGTCTCTGAATGTGTAGGCCTCCTCATCTCAATTTTATTACGTTATCCGGAAGTGGGCTCAATTCATTTTGATCCACAAACTCATGAAATACGTTTAACCTTTATTATTTCAGGGGATAGAAAAATACTGCAGATTGCTGAGAAAAGGCAAGCCATTTTGGAGGCTTTGCAAACGTATCATCAATTAGAAATAATTAAACCTCAGCTTTGTGCCGTTGAAGAAAAGCAACATGATCATTATTCGATGATTGATGTAAAAAGAGATGTGGATACCTTAACTAAGGACGAAATTTCCCTGTTAATGGAATTAATTCAAATCCATTTTCCTTATGCTCTCATTGTGGATATTAGTGAAGAAATGTGGGCAGAAGATATCCAAATACAGGATGAAATGATCGGCCATATGTTGGAAGGAATTAAAAACGGGATCGTAGATAACAAATTAGTTGCTTACAGAGAAGAAGGAAAAGTATTGGTTTTTAATCGTTAGTCCCGCTAGGAGGAAAAGAGTATTGAGAATATTGTTTGTTGGAGATGTTGTAGGTAAACCGGGCCGGGAAATTTTGCGGCAACAATTAAATGAGATTCAAGATCAATATCACATTGATTTTACCATTGCCAATGGTGAAAATGCAGCCAATGGTACGGGGATTAACAAAAGAATATTCGAAGAAATCAGTAATTATGGTGTGGACGTGGTGACCATGGGTAATCATGTCTGGGACAAAAAAGAAATTTTGGATTTTATCGATCATGAAGAACGCATCATTCGTCCTGCTAATTATCCCCCCGGTACCCCAGGAAAAGGCTGGAACATCTTCTCTGTCAATCAGGTTAAAATTGTTGTCATTAACTTAGCCGGACGAGTTTTTTTGCCTGCTTTAGACTGCCCTTTCCAGGCAATGGAACGCATCTTAGCAGAGATCAAAGATCTGACTCCTAATGTGATTGTAGATTTTCACGGCGAAGCAACTTCAGAAAAACAAGCAATGGGCTGGTACTTAGATGGACGGGTCAGTGCTGTTTTAGGTACCCATACCCATATCCAGACGGCAGACGCCCGCATTTTACACCGGGGTACGGCTTATATGACAGACGTGGGTATGACAGGACCCAGAGATTCTGTTTTAGGTACGGATAAAGATCTTGTGATCAAAAAATTTATTACCTCGATGCCGGTAAAATTTGAAATTGCCCATGGGGATATTCAGTTGAATGCAACTGTATTGGAATTAAATAAGCAGGGCAAAGCTATTTCAATAATACCGGTACAAACCATGCTGGAAGCACTTTAAATGCCTGAAGCTTTAAAAAAATTTTTTTTCAGAGGATTTTTCCTTAATTTAGCGAATATACATATTTAAAGAAAGAGCAATAGTAATGGATGACGCTAAGGGGGTAAAATCATGGAAGTGTTAAAAGTATCGGCGAAGTCAAGTCCAAATTCTGTCGCTGGAGCACTTGCAGGAGTTTTAAGAGAACAAGGGACAGCTGAAATCCAGGCAATTGGTGCAGGTGCCTTGAATCAAGCTGTGAAAGCTGTGGCGATTGCACGAGGCTTTGTTGCTCCCAGTGGAGTTGATTTAATTTGTATCCCAGCTTTTACCGATATTATGATTGATGGTGAACAACGTACTGCGATAAAATTAATTGTGGAACCCAGATAAAGATCAATGAAGACCTGCTTAATAATTAAGTAGGTCCTTTTTCATCCGAAAACTATTTCAAGGAGGTAGAATTTTGATTGTTGTGGACGGTCATTGTGACAGCATCCTGAAAACTAACGAAATTTGTGATTTATTTGATTTAGGCAGTGCAGCCCATTTGGATTTTAAAAGAGCATTAGCAAACGTCAATTTACAAATTTTTGCTGCCTATATTGACTCATCTTATAAACCCTTTCAGTCCTTGCAACAGGGATTAATTTTAATTGAAAAATTTCATCAGGCAGTGGAGCAGAATCAAGAGCAGGTCAAGCTGGTTTGTTCTCAGGAGGATCTTGCCACTATTAATCAAAAAGATATCCTCCATGCCCTCCTTGCTGTGGAAGGAGGGGAGATCCTTTGCGGCAGGCTCCCCTTACTGCATCTCATTTTTCGCTTAGGGGTGCGCAGTATTGGGCTCACCTGGAATCAAAGAAATGAAATCGCCGATGGCTGCGGGGAATCAGTCACCAAAGGAGGGTTGACATCCTTCGGCACCCTGGTGGTTCAGGAAATGAATAAGCTGGGCATGGTAATCGATTTAGCTCATATTGCCCCGGCAGGTTTTTGGGATGTCTTGGAGCACACCCACCATCCCGTGATGGTTTCCCATGGAAATTGCCATGGGCTATATCCCCATCGGCGTAATCTTAATGACGATCAGATCAAAGCCCTGGCCCAAAATGATGGCGTAATGGGGATTACTTTTGTTCCGGATTTTTTAGGGGCCGGAGATATTAGTATTGAGCATGTTATCGAACACATTGATTATGCCGTATCTTTAGCCGGTCCTGATCATGTAGGATTGGGCTCAGATTTTGACGGTACGGAAACCATGCCCCGGGGATTGGAGGATGTGACCAAAATTTCCTGCATTGGTGAAGAATTATTAAAGAAAGGATATCCTTTGAAGGATGTTGAAAAAATAATGGGAGGAAATTTTATCAGACTTTTTAAAACTGTTCTTCCTCAATCATAAAACCGTTAAAGGAGAAAGCATGCCAGGATTCGATATGCATATTCATACAAAAGCTTCAGATGGAACGTTTGACATTCAAGAAATTATTCGATTAGCCCAAGAGGTAAATTTGGACGGCATTGCCATCACTGATCATGATACTGTAGAAGGCTTAGATAGGGCTGTGGAAGTGGGACAGAAGTTAAATTTCCCCATTATCCCCGGCATTGAACTCAGTACAGATTATCAAAATACAGAAATTCATATTTTAGGTTATTTCATAGATTTTCACTTACCTTGGTTCCGGAAGAAAATGAATCAATTGCAAAAGGCTCGTATTGACAGAATTATCAAAATGGTTGATAAACTAACTGAATTGGGTTATGATATAACCGGTTCAGAAGTATTTGCCCTGGCTGGGGCAGGTTCTGTGGGGAGACCTCATCTTGCTTATCTCTTATATAAAAAAGGCCAGGTCGCTTCGGTTCAAGAAGCTTTTCAGAAGTTGATCGGCAGAGGATGTCCTGCCCATATACCCAGATTTAAATTGGAACCGACAGAAGCTGTACAAATGATCAAAAAAGCCGGCGGAATACCGGTTTTAGCCCATCCTGGATTATCAAAAGCCGACCATCTGATCCAATCTCTTTGTCATGCAGGTTTGTTGGGCATTGAGGTTTATCACCCGGATCATAAATTGTCCGATGAATCAAGATACCTTAAACTGGCTCAAAGATATGGCTTGATCATCACCGGTGGTTCAGACTTTCACGGAATTCCAGACGGAAAGCGTTCCATTTTGGGCAGCAAATATGTGGGGTCAGCCATCTGGGATGAATTATTGCTCCTTAAAGAAGAACAAAATTCTGCTCCATCCCTTTGAAACGATAATTTTTGAAATAATTTATTAAGCATTTTAAAGCCTCAAATGACTAAAGATTCTCTTCTTGGAATATAATAGATAAAAATA
This window harbors:
- a CDS encoding CinA family protein, whose protein sequence is MMNNQLLQLLIERLKAKGKTIAVAESCTGGLFSGALTEIPGSSDCFGLGVITYSNLAKHEQLGIPWEILNQFGAVSYQTAFFMAQSVKRLAQSDLGISFTGIAGPSGGTETKPVGLVYMALALEDSCVVRKFYFTGPRHEIRMATVQEGINLVLHYFK
- a CDS encoding AAA family ATPase produces the protein MMKKEIVIGMLLALAAFLGFSGYDVVPVLILAVMGVVLYILLEKKGLLKNSFMGTAVHHPGIRFDDIGGQAPAKLEIQEALDFMKHYDKYQVMGIRPLKGILLTGPPGTGKTLLAKAAATYTDSVFIAASGSEFIEMYAGVGAQRIRSIFQSARNQAQKLKKRSAVIFIDEIEVLGGKRGSHSSHLEYDQTLNQLLVEMDGINTDPELQILLMGATNRADLIDDALLRPGRFDRIVNVDLPDVEGRLQILKIHTNNKPLCQDVDLSVIAKETFGFSGAQLESLCNEGAIYALREEEKFICQKHLKEAIDKVMMGERAEKTPTKEEKKRIAYHESGHALVSETLRQNSVAYVTITSRGKALGYMRQAPASDIYLYTKEYLEHQIKIALAGAVAEEIFLGSKSSGSLNDFKQAITLAKQIIECGFSRLGIVDHELISKDLIHEEIGFILDAQEKMTRAMIRKGEYILHRMVDILDDQEHIAGEALREMLQNPSLNVSNI
- a CDS encoding RodZ domain-containing protein — translated: MDDIGEKLRVTREAKHISLREAEDNTKIRMKYLIALEANDFDALPGRAYLIGFLRTYARFLGLNDEELVHILKTNLPTEVHREEGKGRVGQKKIKIRVKKPRLLFLIGVLLGIFLLGGIVSAFLGDQNSDLPKDGISGSESSDGQEPQKIPNGQNSLDKNPETSALVGTTENNTGINPETEINGVSVTVIVREDSCWIGVTIDGKKDYQGTLTAGDNRTFAGQEKIVIKYGNAGVVETITNGDRIYPVGAKNQVLTKEYPERN
- the recA gene encoding recombinase RecA, whose product is MSDKLRALDQALSQIERQFGKGSIMRLGGEAAKAGIDVIPTGSLALDLALGIGGVPRGRIVEIYGPESSGKTTVALHIIAEAQKMGGTAAFIDAEHALDPLYTQNLGVDLENLLVSQPDTGEQALEITEALVRSGAVDIVVIDSVAALVPRAEIEGEMGDAHVGLQARLMSQALRKLTAVIGKTRTTTIFINQIREKVGVMYGNPETTPGGRALKFYSSVRMEVRRTETLKQGSDMIGNRTKVKIVKNKVAPPFKQAEFDIMYGLGISKEGNLLDIGAELNIINKSGSWYSYGDERIGQGRENAKEYLKTHPEMAQEVERRIRENAQGIPLISVGASGSEMNDDEEDQ
- the rimO gene encoding 30S ribosomal protein S12 methylthiotransferase RimO, with translation MDFYVALTSLGCSKNLVDSEIMLGILRNDRFIITKEFSQAQIIVVNTCGFILPAKKESIETILEMASYKKKGRCQLLIVTGCLAEKYREELLKEIPEIDGILGTSEFSQIGDLIQEKLAGMIPKHSGKIQALNPDRYLTTPQHMAYVKIAEGCDNHCTYCLIPQLRGAYRSRPIEEILSEVRLLIAKGVKEINLIAQDSTYYGLDLYGKEKLPELLDTIAQEKIQWIRVLYCYPERITDELLQVMAKHDNICHYLDIPLQHADQNILRRMGRKGSRDSLEKLITHIRTMMPDVALRTTFMVGFPGETEEQFQVLLDFIEKCRFDWLGAFTYSQEEDTPASLFKDQVPEEVKEERYHRLMSLQSKISQQNQSKWVGKTISVIIEGKLSDNPEYYKGRSRYQAPDVDGVVLIKGDTLPEGEIKQVLVTGSDIYDLIGEIIES
- the pgsA gene encoding CDP-diacylglycerol--glycerol-3-phosphate 3-phosphatidyltransferase — translated: MNLANKLTLARIFLIPVFMIILLTRIPKYGDILAAVIFIIAASTDGLDGYIARSRKQVTNLGKLMDPLADKLLISAALISLVELDMIKAWVAIVIIGREFAVTGLRAIAASEGVIIAASKLGKFKTVSQIVAISVILLHDLYWPVFPNPIGSYLLYIAVGFTIASGVDYFLKARKLLKEN